The stretch of DNA AAGATAAAGGAAATACAGTTAAATAGTAGAATATATATTATATAATAGCTTACTTTAATAAGGTTAGGAATAAAATATATAGATTTTTAATATTTTTTATATAGATAGATAAAGCTGAATTATCAGCATTATATATATACCTAAACTATAGGAAAGGTGGGTGAAATCAAGGGACAATAAGTACCTTGATAAAGAGTATGAAAGAATACAAATTAGCTAATTTAAGAAATGTAGGAATTGTCGGTCATGGTTCCTCAGGAAAAACATCATTAGTTGAGGCGTTATTATTTACTACAAAGTTAACTGATAGGCTAGGGAAAATAGAAGAAGGAACTACTATTAGTGATTATGATCCCGAGGAAAAGAAAAGAAAAATTTCCTTGTCAACATCCATACTACCATTAGAATATAAAGAAAAGAAAATTAATTTTTTAGATACCCCAGGTTACTTCGATTTTTTAGGTGAGCAAATAGAAGGAATGAGAGCCTCAGATGTAGCTTTAATAGTAGTATCAGGGGTATCTGGGGTTAAGGTAGGTACAGAAAAAGCATGGGACTATTGTAATAAAATTAAGTTGCCTAGAAGTTTCTTTATTAACAAATTAGATAGGGAAAATGCAGATTATGATAAAGTGCTTGCTTCCTTAAAAGAGTCCTTCGGTATGCCGGTAGTTCCAATACAATATCCAATTGGAAAAGAAGCGGATTTTAAGGGTGTAGTAAACGTTATTTCAAGAAAAGCATATATTTATGATAAAGGTAAAGTACAAGAAGCAGGTGTTCCAGCAGAATTAGAAGAAAGAATAGAAGAATGCAGAAGTATGGTTATGGAATCAGTAGCGGAAACAGACGAGGAATTACTAAATAAATACTTTGCAGAAGGTGAATTAACAGATGAGGAGATATATGCAGGATTAATCATTGGATGCACATCAGGGGACATAGCACCTGTAATGTGTGGTAGTGCATTAAAAAATATAGGAATGGAAGTATTATTAGATGATATATGTGATTGTTTCCCATCACCTAAATATGCTGTACCACAAAAGGCTGTTAAGCTAGATACTGGAGAAGAAGTTTTTGAAGAGTATAATGAGGATAAACCATTTTCAGCATTTGTATTCAAAAGTATAGCAGATCCATTCGTTGGAAAGTTATCATTGTTTAGAGTTATAACTGGAAAAGCTAGAGGAGATTTAAATATATATAATTCATCAAAAGATAAAACAGAAAAATTAAGTAATTTATATTTTATGAGAGGAAAGCAACAAACTCCAGTTAAGGAGATAATAGCAGGGGATATCGGAGCAGTAGCAAAATTACAGTATACTGGCACTGGTGATACCTTATGTGAGGAGTCATTTAAGATAAGGTATGATAATATGAATTTCCCTGAACCTATAATGACAATGTCAGTTATGCCTAAGAGTAAAGGTGATGAAGAAAAGATATCAGTAGCATTAACTAGGTTATTAGAGGAAGACCCTACATTTAATATAAACAGAGATACAGAAAATGCAGAAACAATTATTTCTGGTATGGGAGAAACACATTTAGATGTAATTGCATCTAAAATTAAAAATAAATTTGGGGTAGATGTATTACTTCAACCACCAAAGATCCCATATAGAGAAGCCATAAAAGGGATAGCTGATGTTCAAGGAAAGCATAAAAAGCAATCTGGTGGGCATGGTCAATATGGAGATGTATGGATTAAATTTGAACCTAGAACTGATGGTGAAACTGAACTAGAATTTATAGATAAGGTTGTAGGTGGTGTAGTACCTAGAAACTTTATCCCAGCAGTAGAAAAAGGATTAAAAGAATGTATTCAACATGGAGTTCTAGCAGGATATCCAGTAATAGGACTAAGAGCTACACTTCATGATGGTTCCTATCATTCAGTTGATTCATCAGAAATGGCATTTAAAGTAGCAGCATCTTTAGCATTTAAAAAGGGCTTAGAACAAGCTAAGGCAATACTATTAGAACCAATAATGCATGTAGAAGTTCTTGTACCGGAAGAGAGTATGGGAGATGTTATTGGAGATTTAAATAAAAGAAGAGGTAGAGTTTTAGGAATGGAACCAGATGGTAATATTCAAAAACTTATAGCAGAAGTACCATTAGCAGAAATGTTTAAGTATGCTACTGACTTAAGAAGTATTACTAGTGCTAGAGGAAACTTCTCTATGAAGTTTGAGAGATATGAGGAAGTTCCTCCAAATGAGGTAGATTCTATTATAGAAGAAACTAAAAACTTAAAAAATGAATTGGTTCATGCATAAAAATATGTTTATTTAAGAGATACTGAAAATTCAGTATCTCTTTTTATAATTAAATATTTGCAAGTTTTAAATAAGTACATTTGAGTATAAAGACAAGCACTATAGGGAAGATTATAATTGCAAAAATTTTTTTAGAAATTAAAAGTAATAATATTAAAATTACTTAATTATATATAAAAGAAACCTTAATAGGAGGATTTATATGTCAGATTACAAGATGGAAATAAGGGGAAGCATAGGATTGAGTGACTATAGTAACATAT from Clostridium sp. 'White wine YQ' encodes:
- the fusA gene encoding elongation factor G codes for the protein MKEYKLANLRNVGIVGHGSSGKTSLVEALLFTTKLTDRLGKIEEGTTISDYDPEEKKRKISLSTSILPLEYKEKKINFLDTPGYFDFLGEQIEGMRASDVALIVVSGVSGVKVGTEKAWDYCNKIKLPRSFFINKLDRENADYDKVLASLKESFGMPVVPIQYPIGKEADFKGVVNVISRKAYIYDKGKVQEAGVPAELEERIEECRSMVMESVAETDEELLNKYFAEGELTDEEIYAGLIIGCTSGDIAPVMCGSALKNIGMEVLLDDICDCFPSPKYAVPQKAVKLDTGEEVFEEYNEDKPFSAFVFKSIADPFVGKLSLFRVITGKARGDLNIYNSSKDKTEKLSNLYFMRGKQQTPVKEIIAGDIGAVAKLQYTGTGDTLCEESFKIRYDNMNFPEPIMTMSVMPKSKGDEEKISVALTRLLEEDPTFNINRDTENAETIISGMGETHLDVIASKIKNKFGVDVLLQPPKIPYREAIKGIADVQGKHKKQSGGHGQYGDVWIKFEPRTDGETELEFIDKVVGGVVPRNFIPAVEKGLKECIQHGVLAGYPVIGLRATLHDGSYHSVDSSEMAFKVAASLAFKKGLEQAKAILLEPIMHVEVLVPEESMGDVIGDLNKRRGRVLGMEPDGNIQKLIAEVPLAEMFKYATDLRSITSARGNFSMKFERYEEVPPNEVDSIIEETKNLKNELVHA